aaacaaaatgcGGATGGCATTTTCATCAATCAATCCAAGTACACCAAGGAAATGTTAAGATATTTGGCATGGAGACCTCATCAAGTAGAAAGACACCTATGAGTACcacaaaaaaattggaaaaagatGAATCGGGTAAATGCATTGATATTACAATGTATAGAGGTATGATCGGCTCCCTTCTATATCTTACCGCTAGTAGACCCGATATTATGTTTAGTGTGTGCTTATGTGCTCGTTTTCAAGTTTGTCCTAAGGAATCTCATTTGCATGCCGTTAAGCGTATTTTCAAGTATTTGCATGGCACTTTGAACCTAGGAATTTGGTACCCAAGAAATGTGGACCCTAGGCTACTTGGCTACTCCGATGCCGACTATGCGGGTTGTCTTTTAGACCGTAAAAGTACCTCCGGGACTTGCCAATTTTTGGGTCATAGTTTGATCTCATGGAGTAGCAAGAAACAAGTATCCGTGGCTTTGTCAACCGCAGAAGTCGAATATATAGCGGCCGGTTGTTATCGTGCTCAAATCTTTTGGATTAAGTAACAAGTTTTGGATTATGGTGTTATACTTAGTCACATTCCCATAAAATGTGACAACACTAGTGCAATTAACCTATCCAAGAACGTTATTCAACACTCTAGGAGTAAACACATAGATATCCGTCATCGTTTTATACGTGATCATGTGCAAAAGGGAGACGTTGTAGTCAAATTCATGGATACAACTAACCAATTTGCGGATATTTTTACCAAGCCTCTTAATGAAGAacatatgaattttatttcGAGAGCTTGGTATGCTTGATGGGAGCACTTTGAATTGATTTGCATGATTGGATTGCTTATTTGATTTGTGTCTTTCCttgtttttattgatttaattgtttggaCCAATACGTATGTGTATCCAATTTTATGATATTCATATAAGTTTGGTATTTGCTGCTCATTAATTATCTATATGTGTTGGAATCAAGGCTTGGCATTGTGAAAATTGTGCTTTTGTGtgaaaattgcatttttttgcaTAAATGTCATGTATCACGACCGAGATGTATGAATCACCACTGAGATATTCAAACAGAAAGCAAGAATCTTGCCACTGCTTGAATCTCGGGCGTGATCTATAGATCGCGGGCGAGATATTCAAATAGTAAGCAAATCAATTTGCCACTTCTTGAATCTCGTGCGTGATCCTTGTATTGCGGGCGAGATAGAGACAGCTTTTGAAAATAACGATTATTTTCCTCTATCACAGGCGCGATACACgtttgtttttcaaatttttgaccGTTTGACACTTGTCAAAACGACTAGATTTTCAAAAACTAGTTGTTTATGACCGCTTTAAGGATTTTAAAGGCCTATAAAAAGCCTTTTTGAGAGTCATTTTAATTTACAATCCTTCTCtcatattttctcatttttcttAAGCAAAAATCTTCatttttagtccctaaacttcaCATTTTCTACCTTTTTTCATCTATCATCTCATATCACTCATATCATGGCACCCAAGAAAGCCCTTACTTCAAAAGACAAGCGCCCTATGGGGCAAACCTCTTCCGCAACTCCTCTTCCGACCTTAGATATGGAAGAAATCGCTTCTCGCCGTGCTAATATGGAACTTGCCGAAGTGGAAGGCACTCGTTTCCCTGATCTATCCAACATGACCTCTGATGGGCTTGTTGCACAAGTCTATACGTTTATTGATACATTGGGTTGGAGGAAAATTGTATGCGGAAACCGTGAAGACACTATAGAGGATTTGATGAAAGAGGTACTCTCCACTCTCCATATTATTACCAACGAGAATCATCGTTCCGGGTTCTATGGGGTTACATTTCAAGTTAAAGGTACTATCTACAAGTTAACCCCAAAGGAAATTGACGATTGTTTCGGTTTTGAAGAAGGCTTTGCTACTAACTATCTCCAGGTTGAGGAATTTCACACCAATGAGTTTTGGGCGAAGATTAGTGCGGATGTGAAGCATGAACCAAGAACCGCCATTGCTAAGTCCATCTCCTCTCTTCCGCTCTTTGTTTTTCATCGAATAGTATCTTACTCCATCAACGTACAGCATGAGGGAAACAAAAAAGTCCCAATTAAGGACCTTTTCTTTTTATGGTGTGCGGTTAAATGAGAGAAATTTTCTGGTGCTCGCTATTTTATGGAGCACTTCGTTTCCCTTCGCAAGAAAAAGGGGACTCTTCGAGTTGGCTCTTTCGTCACCGCCATGGTCAAGAAGGAAAAGGCCTATACTTCCGCTCTTCGCGAAGGTCCGGGCGTAGTAATTCCTTGGAACGACTCTCCTCTCGATCTTGACTACTTTGTCAATCGAGTCAATTCCTTTCAAGTTACGAATGACCACCACTATATTTATCTTTTTGGGGAAAGGTGGATTCAACAAGAGGTTCATAGGCTTGCTAGGAAGAGGCAAAGGAAACTCCAAGAACTAGCTCCTCCGGAAGTTTTTCAAGCTCAAGTTGAAGATTAAGCAATTAGCGTTTTCCAAGAACCGGAAATTCCGACTCCGACAATGGATCCGACTCCCGTTTCTAGCACCAATCAAATGCTCTCActcatatatatattcaaaatgaGCGGATGTTTGGACGCATGAACTTGTTGGAAACGAATGTGGATTCCCGTTTCAACAATTTGGAGGATCGCTTTGGAAGGATGGAAACGGAGTTTGGTGGCTTACGGTCCGATTTTGGCAGTTTGCGGAACCGCTTCGATGCTCAATTGCCGCCTTCTCCGGTTTATACTTCGGTACATGAGGAAGAAGATTTTGATGGCCTTGATAAAGAGGATTGATCATTTGCATTTCATTCATTTCATGCATTTCCCTTCATATGTTTTACGCTTTAAGTTTTTGCATTTTTCCTTTGTCAAAAATGCCTTATAAATCCTACCTAGTTGTGGATTACGTGCCCTTATGTGTTTAATTTTTGTGCAAGCCTTGTTATGTCCCTAAATGTTAATGTAAGTGttgtttttattcttgttatctCTAGTTTATTATTTATGATCTTTTTGATTCGATGTTCCTACTTGTTTACTTTCCATTTTATTTCACTTTGATGATGCCCCTAACTCTTTTTGATCTTGACAAAAGGGGAGAGATATttgcatttcaattttttattcataTCTCTCAAAAGTGCAATTTTTACTAAAATGCCTAAGTTTTTAAAATCGCATTTACTTTATGCttgtcttaatttatttaaattatagtgcataaagtgagggggagccaaagttcatttgaactccCACTAACTTAGTCATTTCcgtaaattgattgtcaaaatcaaaaagggggagattgttggaccaAGTCTCATTTGAAcactaattttgagtttgacaatcaatttaaagagcctaatcatgtttattagtgtgtaggaacatatagaaaccatcccTGGTCGAATCGGAGCTTTCTAGCAAGaattaaaaaatccaaatttcgACTAGTTCCAGCAGCATATCGCGCCCGAGACGCCTTTTTCATCACGGGCGTGATACATCAATCTCGGGCGTGATATAGACAATCACGAGTGTGATTCCCAGGCTGACCGAAACCCCTTAGGGTTTTGACTTTCAACACGGGCGGTGCACattcatcacgggcgcgatgaatGTGACTATTGAAGGTCCAATGGCTCTTTTCGAGCACCCCTACCAAAGGGTGACACTTGGCTTGCACCCATTGGCAGAATACCAGAATTTCAAATATCTCGGGCGTGAAGAACcacatcacgggcgcgacatgGACTTTTTCAGAGCAAATTTGTACTTTGATCTAGAAGCTTCAAGGGAAggttgttggggttataaataccctTTGTCTACCGCATTTATTTGGTTAGACACATTATCAACAACCAAAGATTACAAGCATTCAATTTCTTATTTCTAAACCACttattgtgcatcaatttaCATTGATTGCTTTCCTTTCTTGTTGTTGATTATCAATTGTTTGATTAATCATTTACTATTTGTATATTTGTGATTAGCCTTGAAAAATCACTTTGTAAGTTTGAGATTAGTTTTAGAAAATCTCTTTTTGTATTAGTTTGTGATAAGCTTTAAAACACATATTAGTGAATTatcaaaatctcaatctttgattgagtagtggagtaggatcgactTGTGATCTGAACCAGTCTAAATCCCTTGTGTCAATCTCTATCtcttaatattttcttaaattttaaaacaccATATTCAAACCCCCCCCCCCTCTAATGCAGCATTTGGGATTTCAGTACCTGTTGTCGATTTTTGACTGGTGCGATTCGCCATACTGCTTCTGATAAAAGTTGGTGACACTGCCTTAGGTTGTCCTTGATCTTTTTTTGAATGATACCCTTAATGGTTTTCTTGGTTGCCTCAGCCTGATCATTAGCTTGAGCATAATAGGGTGTAGAATGGATCAATTTGAACCCCATTTGTTTTGTGAAGAAAACAATATCGCCTATTATGAACATTGTTCACTGATCCGTGGTGATGGACTCTGGAAACCCGTGTCTGTGGATAATAAAACTCTTGAAAAATGAATAACCGCTTCTTGACTGGGCAATTTTAGTGGTATTGCCTTTACCCATTTGGTGAAGTATCAGGTGGCTATAATCACAAATGTATGACCTTCTACGAAGGTGGGTAAATTTTACCGATAAGATCCACTGCCCAACCTCGTAAAGGCCAAGGTTTGATTATAGAATGTAATGTCTCGGCCGGGACATGTTGCACAAGTCCATATTTTTGGCACGCTTCGCACCCTTTCGCATATTTGATGcaattttgttcaattttaggCCAGTAAAAGCCATATTAATGGATAAACCATCTCATCCTTGGGCCAGCTTGATGTGCTCCAGCGATTCCTTTGTGATCTTCGGCCATAGTCGATATGGCTTCTTTTGGACCAATACACATGAAAAGCAGACCGTCACCCTTTTTCCTATATAATTTTGATGCTAATACCACATAGTTGAGGG
This window of the Mercurialis annua linkage group LG5, ddMerAnnu1.2, whole genome shotgun sequence genome carries:
- the LOC126681680 gene encoding secreted RxLR effector protein 161-like, whose protein sequence is MSTTKKLEKDESGKCIDITMYRGMIGSLLYLTASRPDIMFSVCLCARFQVCPKESHLHAVKRIFKYLHGTLNLGIWYPRNVDPRLLGYSDADYAGCLLDRKSTSGTCQFLGHSLISWSSKKQVSVALSTAEVEYIAAGCYRAQIFWIKSKHIDIRHRFIRDHVQKGDVVVKFMDTTNQFADIFTKPLNEEHMNFISRAWYA